From a region of the Fusobacterium perfoetens ATCC 29250 genome:
- the prmA gene encoding 50S ribosomal protein L11 methyltransferase translates to MKVLEIKVVFESDDLEKAKKEIGDVFYDFGATGLKIEEPLTHKNSLDYYKDEKQFLMVENAVSAYFPINPYSERRKIAITEAFDNKFQDRDDIIYSIEFFEYDEEDYQNSWKKYFYTQKISERFVVKPTWREYEPQENELVIELDPGRAFGTGTHPTTSLCIKLMEENISSDDTVIDVGTGSGILMIAAEKLGAKEIVGTDIDSMAVEVARENLALNKVDEEKAKAYVGDLISVVKDKKFDVVVANILADVLLILLKDISRVVKEDGIIIFSGIIEDKLDEMKKAINEIGLEILEIKADKEWRAILMKNR, encoded by the coding sequence ATGAAAGTATTAGAGATAAAAGTTGTATTTGAAAGTGATGATTTAGAAAAAGCAAAAAAAGAAATAGGAGATGTATTTTATGACTTTGGTGCTACAGGTTTAAAAATAGAAGAACCATTGACACATAAAAATTCTTTAGATTATTACAAAGATGAAAAACAATTTTTAATGGTTGAAAATGCTGTATCAGCTTATTTTCCAATAAATCCTTATTCAGAAAGAAGAAAAATAGCTATCACAGAAGCTTTTGATAATAAGTTTCAAGATAGAGATGATATTATATATAGTATAGAATTTTTTGAATATGATGAAGAAGATTATCAAAACAGTTGGAAAAAATATTTCTATACTCAAAAAATAAGTGAAAGATTTGTTGTAAAACCTACTTGGAGAGAATATGAACCTCAAGAAAATGAGCTTGTGATTGAGTTAGACCCAGGAAGAGCATTTGGTACAGGAACTCACCCAACAACTTCATTATGTATAAAACTTATGGAAGAAAATATATCTTCTGATGATACTGTAATAGATGTTGGAACAGGTTCAGGAATTTTAATGATAGCTGCTGAAAAATTAGGAGCAAAAGAGATTGTAGGAACTGATATAGATTCAATGGCTGTAGAAGTAGCCAGAGAAAACCTAGCTTTAAATAAAGTTGATGAAGAAAAGGCAAAAGCCTATGTAGGAGATTTAATATCAGTAGTAAAAGATAAGAAATTTGATGTAGTTGTTGCTAACATTTTAGCTGATGTATTATTAATACTTCTTAAAGATATATCAAGAGTGGTAAAAGAAGATGGAATTATAATATTCTCTGGAATAATAGAGGATAAATTAGACGAAATGAAAAAAGCTATAAATGAAATAGGTTTAGAAATTTTAGAAATAAAAGCTGATAAAGAGTGGAGAGCTATTTTAATGAAAAATAGATAA
- the cmk gene encoding (d)CMP kinase, with protein sequence MRNFIVAIDGPAGSGKSTVAKILAKKYSMTYLDTGAMYRMCALYFLENNISLNKQENIDKHLPLINIDIDKDSFYLNGKDVSKEIRTPEVTALVSYVAKIKEVREKMVELQRKISFGKDVILDGRDIGTVVFPNADLKIFLVASPEERARRRMKDYEEKGIKEEYNKVLAGILERDFIDSTRKEGPLKKAEDAVEINTDGDTIEETVAKLGVFIGVARQQKAKRDGEKYDI encoded by the coding sequence ATGAGAAATTTTATAGTAGCAATAGATGGACCAGCAGGAAGTGGAAAAAGTACAGTAGCTAAAATTTTGGCTAAAAAATATTCAATGACTTATTTAGATACAGGGGCTATGTATAGAATGTGTGCCTTATATTTTTTAGAAAATAATATAAGTCTAAATAAACAAGAAAATATTGATAAACACCTACCTTTAATAAATATTGATATAGATAAAGATAGTTTTTATCTAAATGGAAAAGATGTATCTAAAGAGATAAGAACTCCAGAAGTTACAGCTTTAGTTTCATATGTAGCTAAAATAAAAGAAGTAAGAGAAAAAATGGTAGAGTTACAAAGAAAAATAAGCTTTGGAAAAGATGTTATATTAGATGGTAGAGATATAGGGACAGTAGTATTCCCTAATGCTGATTTAAAAATTTTCTTAGTAGCTTCTCCAGAAGAAAGAGCTAGAAGAAGAATGAAAGACTATGAAGAAAAGGGAATAAAAGAGGAATATAATAAAGTTCTAGCTGGAATACTAGAAAGAGATTTTATAGATTCTACTCGTAAAGAAGGACCATTAAAAAAAGCAGAAGATGCTGTTGAAATAAATACTGATGGAGATACTATAGAAGAAACAGTAGCAAAATTAGGAGTATTTATAGGAGTAGCCAGACAACAAAAAGCTAAAAGAGATGGGGAGAAATATGATATATAA
- a CDS encoding 3-deoxy-D-manno-octulosonic acid transferase: protein MIYNFLRVIIYIILFFVCIFDKKKREFIRKRFSQNFEFLKSENKYYWIHCSSVGEVNLTDSLVKKILEKKDEDILISTFTDTGYETAVKKYSANNRVKVIYFPLDDYFLIRKILKIINLKGLILIETEIWPNLINLSYKKGKVFSVNGRISDKSYKKYLKIKGVLKSLLTNKIEKYYVQTEIDKERFESLGATPEKVIVTGNLKFDIELQNYSFDEKEQLKKEILAKDKKIFVAGSTRTGEDEIIIEALQKLENYLVVLVPRHLDRIPKLESTIKNMGIIYKKFSELEEKTNIEEQDYKILIVDKMGVLRKFYSIADISFVGGTLVNIGGHSLLEPLFYRKTPIFGEYLQNVKDIAKEVLRREIGYKVKNSDEIYEIILKIEKENSKEKEIEEFFNANKNVAEKIVSDL, encoded by the coding sequence ATGATATATAATTTTTTAAGAGTGATTATATATATAATATTATTCTTTGTATGTATATTTGATAAGAAAAAAAGAGAATTTATAAGAAAGAGATTTTCTCAAAACTTTGAATTTTTAAAAAGTGAGAATAAATATTATTGGATTCATTGTTCATCTGTTGGAGAGGTAAATTTAACAGATTCTTTAGTAAAAAAAATTCTTGAAAAAAAAGATGAAGATATATTAATAAGTACTTTTACAGATACAGGCTATGAAACAGCTGTAAAAAAATATTCAGCAAACAATAGAGTGAAAGTGATATATTTTCCTTTAGATGATTATTTTTTAATAAGAAAAATCTTAAAAATTATTAATCTTAAGGGATTGATTCTTATTGAAACTGAAATTTGGCCTAATTTAATAAATTTATCCTATAAAAAAGGAAAAGTGTTTTCAGTTAATGGAAGAATCTCTGATAAAAGTTATAAGAAATATTTAAAAATAAAAGGTGTTTTAAAGAGTTTATTAACTAATAAAATAGAAAAATACTATGTTCAAACAGAGATAGATAAAGAGAGATTTGAAAGTTTGGGAGCAACTCCTGAAAAAGTCATAGTTACAGGAAATTTAAAATTTGATATAGAATTACAAAATTATTCTTTTGATGAAAAAGAACAATTAAAAAAAGAAATTCTAGCAAAAGATAAAAAAATATTTGTAGCTGGAAGTACAAGAACAGGGGAAGATGAAATAATAATAGAAGCTCTACAAAAATTAGAAAATTATCTAGTAGTATTAGTTCCTAGACATTTAGATAGAATTCCTAAGTTAGAAAGTACAATAAAAAATATGGGAATTATTTATAAAAAGTTTAGTGAATTAGAGGAAAAAACTAATATAGAAGAACAGGATTATAAAATATTGATTGTTGATAAAATGGGGGTTTTAAGAAAGTTTTACTCTATAGCAGATATATCTTTTGTAGGAGGAACTTTAGTAAATATTGGAGGACATAGTTTGTTAGAGCCATTATTTTATAGAAAAACTCCAATTTTTGGAGAATATTTACAAAATGTTAAGGATATAGCAAAAGAAGTCCTTAGAAGAGAGATAGGTTATAAAGTAAAAAATTCTGATGAAATATATGAAATAATTTTAAAAATAGAAAAAGAAAATTCAAAAGAAAAAGAGATAGAGGAATTTTTCAATGCTAATAAAAATGTGGCAGAGAAAATAGTAAGTGACTTATAA